In the Mytilus trossulus isolate FHL-02 chromosome 1, PNRI_Mtr1.1.1.hap1, whole genome shotgun sequence genome, one interval contains:
- the LOC134692236 gene encoding proteasome assembly chaperone 3-like codes for MTSASPSFPVKTKQTSELIGGHNTQILCSHFSDKLFIIVTQLNKIGNLIEVQRDVVLDEEAGRQPMYSTRILLGVDEPLTHVLAKNLLSKIDSTKPVVLGMSLQDTSRDTVVAISNIVKTVVTGT; via the exons ATGACAAGTGCAAGCCCAAGTTTCCCAGTTAAAACAAAACAG aCAAGTGAGTTAATTGGTGGTCACAATACACAGATTCTCTGTAGCCATTTCAGTGATAAGCTATTTATAATAGTCACACAGCTAAACAAGATTGGAAATTTG atTGAAGTACAAAGAGATGTAGTGTTAGATGAAGAAGCAGGGAGACAACCCATGTATTCTACACGAATTCTACTAGGTGTTGATGAG CCATTGACCCATGTTCTTGCCAAAAATCTACTCTCCAAAATAGACAGCACAAAGCCAGTGGTGCTTGGAATGTCATTACAAGACACATCAAGAGATACAGTAGTTGCTATTAGTAATATAGTCAAAACTGTTGTTACTGGTACCTAA
- the LOC134692246 gene encoding transmembrane protein 14C-like, with protein sequence MSTNQKENMTDFVSIAYALTVTAGGLLGYIRAGSIPSLAAGVVCGGLMGVGAYQTSQDPKNIGLSLVTSALLTGVMGYRFMNSGKFMPAGLVAGLSILMVCRYGYRFMK encoded by the exons ATGTCGACAAACCAGAAGGAAAACATGACCGATTTTGTCAGCATTGCTTACGCTTTAACAGTGACAGCAGGCGGGTTGCTTGGTTATATTAGAGCAG GAAGTATTCCATCTCTAGCTGCTGGTGTGGTTTGTGGTGGATTAATGGGAGTAGGTGCTTACCAGACTTCACAAGATCCTAAAAATATTGGTCTCTCTCTTG TCACCAGTGCCTTACTGACAGGAGTAATGGGATATAGATTTATGAATTCAGGGAAATTTATGCCAGCAGGATTGGTAGCTGGCTTAAG tataTTGATGGTGTGTAGGTATGGATACAGATTTATGAAATGA